A window of the Hevea brasiliensis isolate MT/VB/25A 57/8 chromosome 6, ASM3005281v1, whole genome shotgun sequence genome harbors these coding sequences:
- the LOC131180809 gene encoding probable glutathione peroxidase 2, translating into MHFTNWVSLVFLVFAVLLFYSYQTPLFFSSRNMAQESPKSIYDFTVKDIRGNDVSLSEHSWKVLLIVNVASKCGLTQSNCKELNVLYEKYKNQGFEILAFPCNQFAGQEPGSNEEIQEVACTMFKAEFPIFDKIEVNGKNTAPLYKYLKSEKGVYFVDAIKWNFTKFLVNKEGKVVERYAPTTSPLKIEKDIQNLLGSS; encoded by the exons ATGCATTTCACGAATTGGGTTTCTCTTGTCTTTCTTGTTTTTGCGGTCTTGCTCTTCTATAGCTACCAAACACCCCTCTTTTTTTCTTCCAGGAACATGGCTCAAGAATCTCCCAAGTCTATCTATGATTTCACTGTCAAG GATATTCGGGGAAATGATGTAAGTCTGAGCGAACACAGCTGGAAGGTTCTCCTGATTGTGAATGTTGCTTCCAAATG TGGCTTAACGCAATCAAACTGCAAGGAATTGAATGTCTTGTATGAAAAGTACAAAAACCAAG GTTTTGAGATCCTGGCATTTCCTTGCAACCAGTTTGCTGGACAAGAACCAGGAAGCAATGAGGAGATTCAAGAAGTTGCATGCACAATGTTCAAAGCTGAATTCCCAATCTTTGATAAG ATCGAGGTAAATGGGAAGAACACAGCACCCCTCTACAAGTACCTAAAATCAGAAAAAGGTGTATATTTTGTAGATGCCATCAAGTggaatttcacaaaatttttaGTGAACAAGGAGGGAAAGGTTGTGGAGCGATATGCTCCGACTACGTCACCCCTTAAAATTGAG AAAGACATACAGAATCTTTTGGGATCTTcttaa